One stretch of Malus domestica chromosome 14, GDT2T_hap1 DNA includes these proteins:
- the LOC139191137 gene encoding uncharacterized protein — protein MHVGPVGSVHNKAREAATNLMNQATHIETAVSKHSDQTRKAYRTCLIASIKCTKFLLRQGLPFRGHDENATSSNRGNYLELLQFLADNNDKVREIVMENAPGNLKLLAPSIKKEIVNSCALETLDAIMDGLKDRFFSILVEEARDVSVKEQMAMVLRYVDDNGHVIERFVGIQHVTDTTSSSLKDAIDTLFSCNGLSISKLRGQGYDGASNMRGELNGLKTKILREQPCAYYVHCFAHQLQLALVAVAKKNIDIASFFAMANSVVNHVGASCNRRDSLRGQLQEELVIAFENDCLITGRGLNQETSLKRAGDTRWNSHYGTLISIISMFSSVVHVLQMVIDDNPNDSAAEANKLMRVILTFEFVFHLFLMKVILGLTNDLSQALQRKDQEIVNAMALVKSCKEKLYWMRNNGFDALVDEVSSFCEKHHIDVPNMEEAFILPGRSMRYAPIKTNRHHYRVELFIYVIDEQITELEDRFNEVNTELLICMACLSPKDSFVAFEKSKLLRLAQFYPQVFSDEDRLTLEDQLEIYIHYVCSSSDFSQLEGIGDLAKKMVETRMHQVFNYVYLLITLSLVLPVATASVDRAFSVMNIVKGPLRNKMGDQWLSDSLLDLNTKAYQPSQSDPVVEDEYQARVSYGTF, from the coding sequence ATGCATGTTGGACCGGTTGGGAGTGTTCATAATAAGGCTAGAGAAGCTgctacaaatttgatgaatcaaGCTACACATATTGAAACGGCAGTGAGCAAACACTCTGACCAAACTCGTAAGGCTTATCGCACATGCTTGATTGCTTCAATCAAGTGCACTAAGTTTTTATTGCGACAAGGTCTTCCTTTTCGTGGCCATGATGAAAATGCCACTTCAAGCAATAGGGGAAATTACTTGGAGTTATTGCAATTCCTTGCagataataatgataaagttaGAGAAATTGTGATGGAAAATGCCCCGGGGAATCTCAAATTACTAGCTCCTTccattaaaaaagaaattgtgaattcatGTGCCCTTGAAACACTTGATGCTATCATGGATGGTCTAAAAGATAGATTCTTTTCAATATTGGTGGAAGAAGCACGTGATGTGTCTGTGAAAGAGCAAATGGCTATGGTGTTGCGTTATGTGGATGACAACGGGCATGTAATTGAAAGATTTGTGGGTATCCAACATGTTACCGACACTACTTCAAGTTCACTAAAGGATGCTATTGACACATTGTTTTCTTGCAACGGTTTGAGCATTTCCAAGCTACGAGGACAAGGTTATGATGGTGCTAGCAATATGAGAGGTGAGTTGAAtggccttaaaacaaagatattgagagaacaaccttgtgcatattatgttcattgctttgctCATCAACTTCAACTAGCTCTTGTTGCTGTAGCAAAGAAGAATATAGACATTGCCTCTTTTTTTGCAATGGCTAATAGTGTGGTTAATCATGTTGGAGCATCTTGTAATCGGCGTGATTCACTTAGAGGGCAACTTCAAGAAGAGCTTGTGATAGCTTTTGAAAATGATTGTCTTATAACGGGGCGAGgcttaaatcaagaaacaagtcTCAAACGTGCCGGTGACACACGATGGAACTCACACTATGGTACCTTGATTAGCATCATTTCTATGTTTTCATCCGTGGTTCATGTGCTTCAAATGGTTATTGATGATAATCCCAATGACAGTGCGGCTGAagcaaataagttaatgagagTGATACTtacttttgagtttgtgtttcaccttttcttgatgaaagtcatattgggactcacaaatgatttgtcacaagcattgcaaaggaaagatcaagaaattgtgaatgcaatggctTTAGTGAAATCATGCAAGGAAAAACTATATTGGATGAGGAATAATGGGTTCGATGCATTGGTTGATGAAgtatcttctttttgtgaaaaacatcatATTGATGTTCCTAACATGGAAGAGGCATTTATACTTCCAGGGAGGTCAATGCGTTATGCTCCAATAAAGACAAATCGTCATCATTATCGTGTGGAGCTCTTTATTTATGTCATTGATGAGCAAATTACGGAGTTAGAGGATCGGTTTAATGAGGTAAATACCGAGTTGCTTAtttgtatggcatgtttgagtccgAAAGATTCATTTGTAGCTTTTGAGAAATCAAAGTTACTTCGTCTTGCTCAATTTTATCCTCAAGTCTTTTCGGATGAAGATCGTTTGacacttgaagatcaacttgagatttatattcattatgtgtgttccagtagtgatttctctcaattggaagggattggtgatcttgcaaaaaaaatggtggagacaaGGATGCATCAAGTATTCAATTATGTATATTTGCTCATTACATTGTCTTTAGTTTTACCAGTTGCAACTGCTTCAGTGGATAGAGCATTTTCTGTCATGAATATTGTTAAGGGTCCACTTaggaacaaaatgggagatcaatggttgagtgatagcttgctt